A segment of the Bacillus sp. es.034 genome:
ATCACAGTGGCAGAAATTAAAGTTCCAGAATTAGCAGAATCAATTACAGAAGGTACGATTGCACAATGGCTGAAGCAGCCCGGGGATTATGTTGAAAAAGGCGAATATATCGTCGAGCTTGAAACCGATAAAGTAAATGTGGAAGTCATTTCAGAAGAAGCCGGTACAATCCAGGAGCTTAAAGCTGAAGAAGGCGATACGGTTGAAGTTGGGCAAGTGATTGCCATTGTAGGTGCAGGCGGAGAAGCCCAAACCACCTCTGATGCAAAGGAAGAAGCGCCTAAGAAGGAAGAGAAAGAAGAGAAAACGGAAAAAGCACCAGTTGAAGAAGCACCAGTTAAAGAGGACAAAAAGAATCGTCCGATCGCTTCTCCGGCAGCACGCAAGTTAGCTCGTGAGAAAGGCATCGATCTCTCCGATGTTCCAACAGATCCACTTGGTCGCGTTCGTAAACAGGACATAGAAGCCTATAGCAATAAACCGGCCGATGCTCCTTCTAAACCTTCTGCACAGGAGAAGAAGGCTCCGGCAAAGAAAGATGATGGAAAGCCAGTCGTACGTGAGAAAATGTCCCGCCGACGTCAAACCATCGCGAAACGTTTGGTCGAGGTTCAGCAGACAGCTGCCATGCTGACGACATTCAACGAAATTGATATGAGTAAGGTCATGGAGCTGCGTAAACGTAAGAAGGACAAATTCTTTGATGACCATGATGTAAGACTTGGTTTCATGAGTTTCTTTACAAAAGCAGTGGTAGCGGCGCTTAAGAAATACCCATATGTGAACGGTGAAATTGACGGGGATGAAATCGTCCTTAAGAAATTCTACGATGTCGGCGTAGCCGTATCCACGGATGATGGATTGGTTGTACCGGTCGTACGTGACTGTGAACGAAAGAATTTCGCGGAGATTGAAGGGGAAATCATGGAATTGGCTACTAAGGCCAGAAACAACAAGTTATCCCTTGGAGATCTGCAAGGAGGATCATTCACCATTACAAATGGTGGGGTATTCGGTTCATTACTGTCCACACCGATCTTAAATGGACCACAGGTTGGAATTCTTGGAATGCACAAAATCCAACTCCGTCCTGTAGCCATTGATAAAGACACAATGGAAAATCGTCCGATGATGTACATTGCTTTATCATATGATCATAGAATCATTGATGGAAAAGAAGCGGTTGGATTCCTTGCAATGGTTAAAGACTTACTTGAAAACCCTGAAGATTTACTTCTTGAAGGATAAACCACTTTGATTGAATAATGATAGATGAATGTTTGGCTGATTCATATGACCCCTGGTGGTATATGAGTCAGCTTTTTTTTTCACATATTTTAACCAAAAACATAAAATGTGGTTAAATAAAATAAAGTTTCCTTAAGGAAACTTATGGACAACAGTCTGAGAGGGTGGGGGAAATGAATGCTTATCAATCAAAAAAAGTGCTTCAGTATTCTTATCTATTTCATAAGATCGGACTTCTGGATCACGATCAATTTAAGCAAATAGAGGAATACCATGGATTAAAAGTCATGAAAAAAGACAGACTCAAATGAACTTGGGTCTGTCACCAATATCTCAGGGGGTGAGATCGTTTGATTTTTAATTTTTTGTTTTTTTACTGCGTCAAGATTTCCTAAAAGGTTTCAATCCACGGTTACGAATTTCTTTCTTAAGAAGCGATATCCAGTCTTGATCATTCCCTTGTTTCTCAGCATCACGATAAGCTGCCACCAACTGTTCATTACTTAAGATTTTCATGACCAACCTCCCAGGAAATGTATAAAATATAGAATTTTCTATATTTTCTATTTATTCTACAGAGAAAACATTCATTTGAAAAGTGTTTTTTCATAAATTCCTTCTAAAGTTGTATTTTTAGTTGTTTTGTTGAATTTGGTTTAAAGAAGGCGTTTTTTGTCTTGTGAGACCCTGTAGGAATAGATGGATTTTGTCGAGAGTGTAGGACCGGCCTATTTAACCTGTATGAAAGGTATAAGGTAATTAGTTTGAAAATTTAAACTTTTGTGATAATATACACGCATAAGGAACTGAAATGTCACCTCTTGAATTACTTGCGGAAGGTTCCGATTTAAACAGGGTCATATCAAAGGGGGAAAATCATTTGTCGGAGATTTTACACACTACAGTAGGGAATCTTCTCGAAGAAAAAGCACGCATT
Coding sequences within it:
- the sda gene encoding sporulation histidine kinase inhibitor Sda → MKILSNEQLVAAYRDAEKQGNDQDWISLLKKEIRNRGLKPFRKS
- the odhB gene encoding 2-oxoglutarate dehydrogenase complex dihydrolipoyllysine-residue succinyltransferase, which codes for MAEIKVPELAESITEGTIAQWLKQPGDYVEKGEYIVELETDKVNVEVISEEAGTIQELKAEEGDTVEVGQVIAIVGAGGEAQTTSDAKEEAPKKEEKEEKTEKAPVEEAPVKEDKKNRPIASPAARKLAREKGIDLSDVPTDPLGRVRKQDIEAYSNKPADAPSKPSAQEKKAPAKKDDGKPVVREKMSRRRQTIAKRLVEVQQTAAMLTTFNEIDMSKVMELRKRKKDKFFDDHDVRLGFMSFFTKAVVAALKKYPYVNGEIDGDEIVLKKFYDVGVAVSTDDGLVVPVVRDCERKNFAEIEGEIMELATKARNNKLSLGDLQGGSFTITNGGVFGSLLSTPILNGPQVGILGMHKIQLRPVAIDKDTMENRPMMYIALSYDHRIIDGKEAVGFLAMVKDLLENPEDLLLEG